A single Mustela lutreola isolate mMusLut2 chromosome X, mMusLut2.pri, whole genome shotgun sequence DNA region contains:
- the MORF4L2 gene encoding mortality factor 4-like protein 2: MSSRKQGSQTRGQQSAEEDNFKKPTRSNMQRSKMRGASSGKKTAGPQQKNLEPALPGRWGGRSAENPPSGSVRKTRKNKQKTPGNGDGGSTSEAPQPPRKKRARADPTVESEEAFKNRMEVKVKIPEELKPWLVEDWDLVTRQKQLFQLPAKKNVDAILEEYANCKKSQGNVDNKEYAVNEVVAGIKEYFNVMLGTQLLYKFERPQYAEILLAHPDAPMSQVYGAPHLLRLFVRIGAMLAYTPLDEKSLALLLGYLHDFLKYLAKNAASLFTASDYKVASAEYHRKAL; encoded by the coding sequence ATGAGTTCCAGAAAGCAGGGTTCTCAAACTCGTGGACAACAATCTGCAGAAGAAGACAACTTTAAAAAACCAACTAGAAGCAATATGCAGAGAAGTAAGATGAGAGGGGCCTCCTCAGGAAAGAAGACTGCTGGTCCACAGCAGAAGAATCTGGAACCGGCTCTCCCAGGGCGATGGGGGGGTCGCTCTGCAGAGAACCCCCCTTCAGGATCTGTgaggaagacaagaaagaacaagcagaAGACTCCTGGAAATGGAGATGGTGGCAGTACCAGCGAAGCACCCCAGCCACCTCGGAAGAAGAGGGCCCGGGCCGATCCCACTGTTGAAAGCGAGGAGGCCTTTAAGAATAGAATGGAAGTTAAAGTGAAGATTCCTGAAGAATTAAAACCATGGCTTGTTGAGGACTGGGACTTAGTTACCAGGCAGAAGCAGCTCTTTCAACTCCCTGCTAAGAAAAATGTAGATGCCATTCTGGAAGAGTATGCAAATTGCAAAAAGTCGCAGGGAAATGTTGATAACAAGGAATACGCAGTTAATGAAGTTGTGGCaggaataaaagaatatttcaatGTGATGTTGGGCACTCAGCTGCTCTACAAATTCGAGAGGCCCCAGTATGCAGAAATCCTCTTGGCTCACCCTGATGCACCAATGTCCCAGGTTTATGGAGCCCCACACCTACTGAGATTATTTGTAAGAATCGGAGCAATGTTGGCATATACGCCCCTTGATGAGAAGAGCCTTGCATTATTGTTGGGCTATTTGCATGATTTCCTAAAATATCTGGCAAAGAATGCTGCATCTCTGTTTACTGCCAGTGATTACAAAGTGGCTTCGGCTGAGTACCACCGCAAAGCCCTGTGA